The following are from one region of the Rhipicephalus microplus isolate Deutch F79 chromosome 1, USDA_Rmic, whole genome shotgun sequence genome:
- the LOC142816008 gene encoding uncharacterized protein LOC142816008 gives MNSSLLFCSATMTEHLAQGGRQKFNDEKEPPVLQPSGGKGTSTRGTGSPGAPEKMEKPARLNPAEERPHLESRRQSEETPAIEHSPTASKGDRLSLSADRGQHLAAKPLHVKDKSLAPTAQAKSTAAVAVPVFGQTATPPKQGGAAQRSSKSDKSAQGFAKDSKSAQSSPKDSKSAQGSTSDRVAQGSSNDKSAQGFAKDIMSAQSSAKHSKSAQGSAMDSKKSQGFTNDGKSAQGSSKDIKDAQGSARDSTNAQGSAKDSKSAQSSVKYSKSAPGYTKDSRGALPGSTKSSKGAQGSPKSSKSAPPGSTKSSKSTPGTTKGSTSTPSSAKGNLGAGRSPKSETGTPRWSNKNAVPMLEAINQASFRMAEELLQTPPPPKPNRSKLLIIGVAIFVVVIGLLVIMMFLRGSGAPTGGVTSEICQTPPCMQVARLLLDSMSPDVNPCNNFYQHVCGGWKFAGSQGDVLFEKLVGDVAELSRAIDVPPSGQSPVQKAARAYKACEDIVANNNTNLTTLVQVFKEAGFYSPPGWTGPVDALNATFYLHFRWRIAAPMKFTYVRPARRGITLRMAPSESLKEYGLRRQKHGFYDDLKKDYDMFRTTYEAHMLPNLAYEKWKTMDVNVVAALVESLDSLNSNSSDEFAGWNENNIQGAIRGVSQKQWMSILNAYFNRSDSLRFYVDSVSIFRKFMQLPHEFSTADAQAYYRWYVAEILTRRLYAPWIIREFPTYADALKSQYRFCFAILEQTASYAFFAPYVAKMFTTDVKNDMRVLLQLVRRSYDDLFAEGDQLRSNVKMLRAYANDTGHVFDLLSLSQERALKENYATYEDMTPDPLLNWKRLMTGRSTSIWSHVSMGTAGALPSDLLYYRIDGVSNDIILRPDVAVLPAYHSGEPVVLKIASLGSLMASAMAKVLCVTLENTARWRAAADCMFNLRDRSNDTESADAKMVILQRVIALAVTVSAAMKVTKYDKPLTIPGLPDLTGLKLLYAVWCYQQCGEPAGSRLCNEPLKEIGVFADAFQCDANIAMRRARTCTADWFNPKLRGTTVPDGTPRPSGNTAKMENTTQSPGT, from the exons ATGAATTCATCTCTTTTATTTTGCAGTGCTACCATGACCGAACATCTTGCTCAAGGTGGTCGACAGAAGTTCAATGACGAAAAAGAGCCGCCCGTTCTGCAGCCATCGGGAGGCAAGGGGACCTCTACGCGTGGCACCGGTAGTCCGGGAGCCCCCGAGAAGATGGAAAAACCCGCACGACTTAATCCGGCGGAAGAGAGACCCCATTTGGAGTCTCGACGTCAGTCTGAGGAGACTCCAGCGATCGAGCACTCGCCTACGGCGAGCAAAGGCGACCGTCTCTCGCTAAGTGCGGATCGGGGCCAACACTTGGCGGCGAAGCCGCTCCACGTAAAGGATAAGTCACTGGCCCCTACGGCACAAGCCAAGAGCACTGCGGCTGTCGCAGTTCCGGTTTTCGGCCAGACAGCGACGCCGCCGAAACAAGGTGGGGCCGCACAACGGTCATCGAAAAGCGACAAGAGTGCGCAAGGCTTCGCAAAGGACAGCAAGAGTGCACAAAGCTCCCCAAAGGACAGTAAGAGTGCACAAGGCTCCACAAGCGACAGGGTTGCACAAGGCTCCTCGAATGACAAGAGTGCACAAGGATTCGCAAAGGACATCATGAGTGCACAAAGCTCAGCGAAGCACAGCAAGAGTGCGCAAGGTTCCGCAATGGACAGCAAGAAATCACAAGGCTTCACAAATGACGGCAAGAGTGCTCAAGGCTCCTCGAAGGACATCAAGGATGCACAAGGATCCGCAAGGGACAGCACAAATGCACAAGGGTCAGCAAAGGACAGCAAGAGTGCACAAAGCTCAGTAAAGTACAGCAAGAGTGCGCCAGGCTATACAAAAGACAGCAGAGGTGCTTTGCCAGGCTCCACAAAAAGCAGCAAGGGCGCACAAGGTTCCCCAAAGAGCAGCAAGAGTGCACCGCCAGGCTCCACAAAAAGCAGCAAGAGTACGCCAGGCACTACAAAGGGCAGCACAAGCACGCCAAGCTCCGCAAAGGGCAATTTGGGTGCAGGGCGTTCACCAAAAAGTGAGACTGGCACACCGCGCTGGAGCAACAAGAATGCGGTTCCGATGTTGGAAGCTATCAACCAGGCGTCGTTCCGTATGGCCGAGGAGCTGCTACAGACCCCTCCACCGCCTAAGCCGAATCGGAGTAAGCTGCTCATCATAGGAGTGGCGATATTCGTGGTAGTCATTGGTCTGCTGGTCATCATGATGTTCCTGCGAGGTTCTGGTGCCCCTACGGGCGGCGTCACCTCTGAAATTTGCCAGACTCCGCCCTGCATGCAGGTCGCCAGGCTTTTGCTCGACAGCATGTCTCCTGACGTGAATCCCTGCAACAATTTCTACCAGCACGTCTGCGGAGGATGGAAGTTCGCG GGAAGCCAGGGTGACGTGCTTTTCGAAAAACTTGTTGGTGACGTCGCCGAGCTGAGTCGGGCCATAGATGTGCCCCCGTCAGGACAGTCTCCGGTGCAAAAGGCCGCGCGAGCCTACAAGGCGTGTGAGGACATAGTCGCCAACAACAACACCAACCTCACCACGCTCGTGCAGGTCTTCAAGGAAGCCGGCTTTTACTCGCCACCTGGCTGGACGGGGCCTGTCGACGCTCTAAACGCGACCTTCTATCTGCACTTCAGGTGGCGCATCGCCGCTCCGATGAAATTCACATACGTCCGGCCAGCGCGACGGGGAATCACCCTACGCATGGCTCCCAGCGAGTCGTTGAAGGAGTATGGCCTCAGGAGGCAGAAACATGGCTTCTACGACGACCTAAAGAAGGATTACGATATGTTTCGGACAACATACGAGGCCCACATGCTTCCCAACCTGGCGTACGAGAAGTGGAAGACTATGGACGTTAACGTTGTTGCGGCTTTGGTGGAGAGTTTGGACTCTCTCAACTCCAACTCGTCAGACGAGTTCGCCGGCTGGAACGAGAATAACATCCAGGGTGCGATTCGAGGTGTCTCACAGAAACAATGGATGAGCATTCTCAACGCGTACTTCAACCGCAGTGACTCCCTCAGGTTTTACGTTGACTCCGTCTCCATATTCAGGAAGTTCATGCAGCTGCCTCATGAATTCAGCACTGCGGACGCGCAAGCCTACTATAGGTGGTACGTGGCAGAAATCCTGACGAGGAGACTGTACGCACCCTGGATCATCAGGGAGTTCCCAACGTACGCGGACGCGCTGAAGAGCCAATACCGCTTCTGCTTCGCGATATTGGAGCAAACGGCGAGCTACGCATTTTTCGCGCCGTACGTCGCCAAGATGTTCACCACAGACGTGAAGAACGATATGAGAGTGCTATTACAACTGGTGCGCCGATCGTACGATGATTTGTTCGCCGAAGGCGACCAGCTCCGCTCCAACGTCAAGATGCTGCGTGCCTACGCTAACGACACGGGGCACGTCTTCGACCTGCTGTCGCTCTCGCAGGAACGCGCCCTCAAGGAGAACTACGCTACGTACGAAGACATGACGCCGGATCCGCTCTTGAACTGGAAGCGACTCATGACTGGTCGGAGCACTTCTATCTGGAGTCACGTGTCGATGGGTACAGCGGGCGCGCTGCCGTCGGACCTGCTCTATTATCGAATAGACGGCGTGTCCAACGACATCATTCTTCGACCGGACGTGGCCGTGTTGCCGGCCTACCACAGCGGCGAGCCCGTGGTGCTCAAGATCGCCAGCCTGGGCTCTCTCATGGCGTCCGCCATGGCCAAGGTGCTGTGCGTGACGCTGGAAAACACGGCGCGTTGGCGCGCGGCCGCGGACTGCATGTTCAACCTCCGGGATCGCAGTAACGACACGGAGTCGGCGGACGCGAAGATGGTAATTCTGCAGCGCGTCATTGCCCTAGCGGTCACCGTCTCTGCGGCCATGAAGGTGACCAAATACGACAAGCCGTTGACCATACCCGGACTACCCGACCTTACTGGCTTGAAGCTTCTGTACGCTGTTTGGTGCTACCAGCAGTGCGGCGAGCCAGCAGGAAGTCGCTTGTGCAACGAGCCTCTCAAGGAAATCGGCGTGTTTGCCGATGCGTTTCAGTGCGACGCGAACATTGCGATGCGAAGAGCGAGAACGTGCACGGCGGATTGGTTTAACCCGAAACTACGAGGCACCACTGTGCCGGACGGCACCCCGCGTCCCTCGGGGAACACAGCGAAGATGGAAAACACAACGCAGTCTCCGGGAACATAG